In the Paenibacillus pabuli genome, one interval contains:
- a CDS encoding transcriptional regulator yields MEPTTTIRSNIEDYIRKQGYTLQYFADISGVNAGTLSAIIKGTRPIAMAQLDLITQGMKLEEGHFYEIYGAECFVESAPHWRRLEPFLQRCAELDKLDCIQRVIQQVTDDRSYVSELFELAEYMLERGQKKAARMLYECVAECEKYQHSERLALCHYRIFTLSLGQDQHENLRAAVHFEPYINRLDEERQLDAIKDLANTYSGLRYWDKVYQLAGELEQRVEFLERYKNKEIGYKRTFKHPFFTYRAYAYLLMATVWGERQDYEKALQYTSLYSNLSIEEPAPEDLVFIERFKGWAEVNNYLYKLMMGDYEALNSYLDFIEKNENETLLGLVKIMEAANLYNLDVDHALGRFDAYIHLLLLEDHNYMPSYNNQIKDDRYTKFWAELTFYQLSKGRYTEGFNHLLTCLASAHKIKDDSTIIYCVGLYEEYSMQASESVKQNYKNLIKEVYYRYGKKSNVSVNAL; encoded by the coding sequence ATGGAACCTACAACTACGATACGCTCAAATATTGAGGATTACATCAGGAAACAGGGGTATACCCTTCAATACTTTGCTGATATATCGGGGGTTAACGCCGGGACGTTAAGTGCAATTATCAAAGGTACACGGCCGATCGCCATGGCTCAATTGGACCTCATTACCCAGGGGATGAAGCTGGAAGAGGGCCACTTCTACGAAATATATGGTGCTGAATGTTTTGTGGAATCCGCACCGCACTGGAGAAGGCTGGAGCCGTTCCTGCAACGCTGCGCTGAGTTGGACAAGCTGGACTGCATACAGAGGGTAATTCAGCAAGTGACGGATGACCGCTCCTATGTGTCCGAATTGTTCGAGCTGGCCGAGTATATGCTTGAACGTGGTCAGAAGAAGGCTGCGCGAATGCTGTACGAATGTGTCGCCGAGTGTGAGAAGTACCAGCACTCCGAACGTCTGGCACTATGCCATTATCGTATCTTCACCTTGTCTCTTGGCCAGGACCAGCATGAGAATCTTCGAGCCGCTGTTCACTTCGAGCCATATATTAACCGATTGGACGAAGAGCGACAGCTGGATGCGATCAAGGATCTGGCGAATACATATAGTGGATTACGCTATTGGGATAAAGTTTATCAGCTAGCTGGGGAACTGGAACAACGTGTTGAATTTCTGGAACGATATAAGAATAAGGAAATAGGTTACAAGCGAACGTTTAAACATCCGTTTTTCACTTATAGAGCATATGCATATTTATTGATGGCCACAGTATGGGGAGAGCGTCAGGATTATGAAAAGGCTCTTCAGTACACTTCCCTTTACTCAAATCTTTCTATCGAAGAACCTGCCCCCGAGGATCTTGTATTCATTGAACGATTCAAGGGCTGGGCTGAAGTTAATAATTATCTATACAAATTGATGATGGGCGATTACGAAGCTCTCAATTCGTATCTAGACTTCATTGAGAAGAATGAAAATGAAACGCTTCTTGGATTGGTTAAGATTATGGAAGCTGCTAATTTATACAATTTGGATGTAGATCATGCATTAGGAAGATTTGATGCATATATTCATTTGTTGTTACTTGAAGATCACAATTATATGCCAAGCTATAATAATCAAATAAAAGATGATAGGTACACCAAATTTTGGGCTGAATTGACTTTTTATCAATTATCTAAGGGTAGGTATACAGAAGGGTTTAATCATCTGTTAACTTGTTTAGCATCTGCACACAAAATTAAAGATGATTCTACAATAATTTATTGTGTAGGTTTATATGAAGAATACAGTATGCAAGCGTCCGAGTCAGTGAAACAAAACTATAAGAATCTCATCAAGGAGGTTTATTATCGCTATGGTAAAAAAAGCAATGTTAGTGTTAATGCTCTTTAG